A single window of Acidobacteriota bacterium DNA harbors:
- the def gene encoding peptide deformylase produces the protein MVHPIVKYGAEVLSKVAEPITVYDKQLQKLIEDMFDSMYAAKGVGLAAPQIGVSKHLAVIDITFGKDPDQKIVLCNPVIIATEGKQTEEEGCLSVPDFREKLTRPMRATVRARDAKGKEFTMTGEELLARAFCHETDHLNGRLYLSHLSTLKRELIIRKIKKLTKAGEWA, from the coding sequence ATGGTTCACCCAATCGTGAAATATGGGGCGGAGGTACTCAGTAAAGTTGCCGAGCCAATTACCGTCTACGACAAGCAGTTGCAGAAGCTCATCGAGGATATGTTCGATTCCATGTATGCGGCCAAGGGCGTGGGGCTGGCGGCGCCGCAAATTGGCGTCTCCAAGCACCTCGCGGTGATTGACATTACATTCGGCAAAGACCCCGATCAGAAAATCGTGCTGTGCAATCCAGTGATTATCGCCACGGAAGGTAAACAGACGGAGGAAGAAGGCTGCCTGAGCGTGCCGGATTTCCGCGAGAAACTCACGCGCCCCATGCGCGCCACGGTGCGCGCTCGCGATGCTAAGGGCAAGGAATTCACCATGACCGGCGAGGAACTACTCGCCCGCGCCTTCTGCCATGAGACAGATCATCTCAACGGCAGGCTCTATCTTTCGCATTTGAGTACACTCAAGCGCGAGTTGATTATTCGCAAGATCAAGAAGCTGACCAAGGCGGGCGAGTGGGCGTAG
- a CDS encoding DNA recombination protein RmuC: protein MTEIILFISGLVAGFAAAWLAAAARVKDAQAQAVEQKQSLDAVVLSKEQQLATLQQQVREEGEKKASAQADLRNAQTKIEEQRRDFQEVEKKLIDTFDALAHKALASNNQSFLELATNKLQTLQTEAKGDLDLRQQAIGGLILPLQETLTRYEQQIAQMEKHRQEAYGGLTQQLSSLQKVTGSLDSALRTPQARGSWGELALRRVVEMAGMSPYCDFTEQETLQGELGRLRPDMIVTLPAGRRIALDSKVPLNAFQDSVSAPSETERAAHLARHAKQVREHMNSLGAKSYWETLDAATDFVILFMPGESLFSAALEQDRNLIEYGWERRVLLATPTSLIAMLRSMAYGWQQEKMAQNAQQISDLGRELYTRIATFTEHMEDMRKSLTKAVVGFDRAAGSFESRVLVQARRLKELGGTAGPDIEPLDQIGRTPRLLDISNVAEESSDSVSSSQHGDVEPMVEPTSLRAAGASESE from the coding sequence ATGACGGAAATTATTCTATTCATATCAGGATTGGTGGCGGGTTTCGCCGCTGCCTGGCTCGCCGCCGCGGCCCGCGTGAAAGACGCGCAGGCCCAAGCCGTGGAGCAAAAGCAGTCGCTGGATGCAGTTGTTCTAAGCAAAGAACAACAACTCGCCACGCTACAGCAGCAGGTCCGCGAGGAGGGTGAGAAGAAGGCCAGTGCGCAGGCTGACCTCCGAAATGCGCAAACAAAGATCGAGGAACAACGCCGCGACTTTCAGGAAGTTGAGAAGAAGTTGATCGACACATTCGACGCGCTGGCGCACAAGGCGCTGGCCAGCAACAACCAATCCTTTCTGGAGCTCGCGACCAATAAGCTACAGACACTCCAGACAGAAGCGAAGGGCGATCTGGACCTGCGCCAGCAGGCCATCGGCGGACTGATCCTGCCGTTGCAGGAAACGCTCACCCGCTACGAGCAGCAGATTGCGCAGATGGAGAAGCATCGTCAGGAAGCCTACGGCGGGTTGACCCAGCAACTCAGTTCATTGCAGAAAGTAACGGGGAGTCTCGACTCCGCGTTACGCACGCCACAGGCACGCGGAAGTTGGGGCGAACTGGCCCTGCGGCGAGTCGTGGAGATGGCGGGCATGTCTCCGTACTGCGACTTTACCGAGCAGGAGACGCTACAGGGTGAGTTGGGCCGGCTGCGTCCCGACATGATCGTGACCTTACCCGCGGGACGGCGCATCGCGCTCGACAGTAAAGTTCCGCTCAACGCTTTTCAGGATTCCGTTTCCGCGCCCAGCGAAACGGAGCGGGCTGCGCACCTGGCCCGTCATGCGAAACAGGTCCGCGAGCATATGAATAGTTTGGGCGCCAAGAGTTATTGGGAGACTCTCGACGCGGCCACCGATTTTGTCATCCTCTTCATGCCCGGTGAGTCATTGTTTTCCGCCGCTCTTGAGCAGGACCGAAATCTGATTGAATACGGCTGGGAGCGGAGAGTGCTGCTAGCCACGCCCACCAGCCTCATTGCCATGCTGCGCTCCATGGCGTACGGATGGCAGCAGGAAAAAATGGCGCAGAATGCTCAGCAGATTAGCGACCTCGGCAGGGAGCTTTACACCCGCATCGCCACATTCACCGAGCATATGGAAGACATGCGCAAGTCGCTAACCAAGGCAGTAGTCGGCTTTGATCGAGCGGCAGGATCGTTTGAATCTCGGGTGCTGGTACAGGCGAGAAGGCTCAAAGAGCTGGGCGGAACAGCAGGTCCGGATATCGAGCCGCTCGATCAGATTGGACGAACTCCTCGCCTACTGGATATCTCCAATGTAGCCGAGGAATCTTCCGATTCAGTATCTTCATCACAGCATGGCGACGTGGAACCCATGGTGGAACCCACCAGCCTTCGCGCGGCGGGCGCAAGCGAATCCGAGTAA
- a CDS encoding chorismate synthase: MFRFSTAGESHGRGLVAWVSGLPAGVPIDPAFINRELRRRQGGYGRGGRMKIETDNAELLSGVRRSKSTGAPIAMLIVNKDWENWTESLPVEEQENTAEKYRGLNPPRPGHADLAGSLKYNLHEARYILERSSARESAARVAAGALAKQLLAQFGIEVLSHVIAVGDVRIKGQPSWQRIREVCAQDEINFNCTEPEAEQAMKQAVDDILRTGDTLGGIFEVVAHNVPPGIGTHINWDERLDGLLAQAVMSLQAVKAVEIGTGIENAQAVGSLVHDEIGYDREVGRFTRPENHAGGLEGGISNGEDLVVRGYLKPISTLRRPLQSVHMETKEIVKAAYERSDVCVVPAAGVAAEAMVALTLARCFLEKFGGDSLEETRRNFDGYQAQLRAF; this comes from the coding sequence ATGTTTCGTTTCAGCACAGCAGGTGAATCGCACGGCCGGGGATTAGTCGCGTGGGTCTCTGGACTGCCAGCGGGCGTGCCCATTGATCCCGCCTTCATCAACCGCGAGTTGCGTCGCCGCCAGGGCGGCTACGGACGCGGTGGTCGAATGAAAATTGAAACCGACAACGCCGAACTCCTTTCTGGCGTGCGGCGCAGCAAGTCCACAGGCGCTCCCATCGCCATGCTGATTGTCAATAAAGATTGGGAGAACTGGACAGAATCGCTTCCTGTGGAAGAGCAGGAAAACACGGCGGAGAAGTATCGCGGCTTGAATCCGCCGCGCCCCGGACACGCCGACCTGGCCGGATCGCTCAAATACAATTTGCATGAAGCCCGCTACATTCTGGAGCGGTCGAGCGCGAGAGAGAGCGCGGCGCGAGTGGCCGCCGGGGCGCTGGCCAAGCAGTTGCTCGCACAGTTCGGCATTGAAGTATTGAGCCACGTCATCGCCGTCGGCGATGTTCGTATTAAGGGCCAGCCGAGCTGGCAGCGGATACGCGAAGTCTGCGCGCAGGACGAAATCAATTTCAACTGCACCGAACCCGAAGCCGAGCAGGCCATGAAGCAAGCGGTGGATGACATTCTGCGCACCGGCGATACGCTTGGTGGAATCTTTGAAGTCGTCGCGCACAATGTTCCGCCCGGCATCGGCACGCACATCAACTGGGACGAGCGGCTGGATGGCCTGCTAGCGCAGGCGGTGATGTCGCTGCAGGCGGTGAAGGCCGTCGAGATCGGCACGGGCATCGAGAATGCACAGGCAGTAGGCTCGCTAGTTCATGATGAAATTGGCTATGACCGTGAGGTGGGACGATTCACGCGGCCCGAAAATCACGCTGGCGGACTCGAAGGCGGCATCTCCAACGGTGAAGACCTTGTCGTTCGCGGGTACCTGAAGCCCATCTCCACGCTGCGGCGACCGCTGCAATCGGTACACATGGAAACCAAGGAGATTGTGAAGGCGGCCTACGAGCGCTCCGACGTGTGCGTAGTGCCCGCCGCCGGTGTCGCCGCCGAGGCCATGGTCGCGTTGACGCTGGCGCGCTGTTTCCTGGAAAAGTTTGGCGGCGACTCTCTCGAAGAGACGCGGCGTAATTTTGACGGCTACCAGGCGCAACTGCGTGCTTTCTAA
- a CDS encoding glycosyltransferase family 39 protein, whose protein sequence is MNKHSISRLSMFRSMLCGVAAYILMMAGLNSMGLVGPDEPRYADVARGMHTSGDYITPRLFGESWFEKPPLYYWLAATAFHLGVSEFAARLPSALFALMFLGVWYWFARRFRGERAAQWSCLILATSLGWIGFSRAAAMDMLLTTTLSASLAFFAIWWLGDAANTPSQQNIAHHHAKRPTWALYAFYAILALATLAKGPLAVGLAGLVVLACILHCRDWPLIRQMLITPAVALYGLIALPWYVLCYMQNGWPFIEEFFIRHNLQRFTSGEIIGHPQPGWFYFSVLPAAIYPWTPLLLIASLWGLVLAIRGGGRSIGSDPRLALLLYWVALPFIFFSLAENKLPGYLLPLLPPLSLLLAGTLVDSDHGESSPQSAMPAAWRKTAVSLTAATLLLVPLFSWVLPETLATGLTDAIQQAGHLGWWSSITHSGIPLQLWGVVILLIAGAIVLAWRGLLLEAGGTIGLAVCACLLGLLIYLTPVVNGIASVRNVADRAVSLGIEPTQMGVLYLHRTQVYGLGFYLGGGLKDWDPDNPADNFPFIAARDDFHVDEMRPGARSLAIFPLQHLRLWALPVSGAEAQPASAALHRQPTRVGTRVESDVF, encoded by the coding sequence ATGAATAAGCATTCCATCTCGCGGTTATCAATGTTTCGTTCCATGTTGTGCGGCGTTGCCGCCTATATCCTGATGATGGCCGGCCTGAACTCCATGGGGCTGGTCGGACCGGACGAGCCGCGCTACGCCGATGTGGCGCGCGGCATGCACACGAGCGGCGATTACATCACGCCGCGTCTCTTTGGCGAGTCCTGGTTCGAGAAACCACCACTCTATTACTGGCTGGCGGCTACGGCCTTTCATCTTGGCGTTAGTGAATTCGCCGCGCGCCTGCCTTCCGCTTTGTTTGCGCTGATGTTTCTAGGCGTCTGGTACTGGTTCGCCCGCCGTTTCCGTGGCGAGCGGGCGGCGCAATGGAGTTGCCTGATACTGGCCACCTCGCTCGGCTGGATCGGCTTTTCTCGCGCCGCCGCCATGGATATGCTACTCACAACCACGCTCTCGGCCTCGCTGGCATTCTTTGCCATTTGGTGGCTGGGAGATGCCGCAAATACGCCGTCGCAGCAAAATATCGCCCATCACCATGCCAAGCGCCCGACCTGGGCGCTCTATGCCTTTTACGCCATTCTGGCACTGGCAACGCTGGCCAAAGGCCCGCTGGCGGTGGGACTGGCGGGACTCGTAGTCCTGGCCTGCATACTGCATTGCCGGGACTGGCCATTGATCCGACAAATGCTGATCACGCCCGCCGTTGCGTTGTATGGCCTGATTGCTCTTCCGTGGTACGTGCTGTGCTACATGCAAAATGGCTGGCCGTTCATCGAAGAATTTTTCATCCGCCACAACCTTCAGCGGTTCACCTCGGGCGAGATCATTGGGCACCCGCAACCCGGGTGGTTCTACTTCTCCGTACTTCCTGCGGCGATCTATCCATGGACTCCACTACTGCTGATTGCCTCGCTTTGGGGGCTGGTGTTGGCCATTCGTGGCGGCGGGCGTTCCATAGGCAGCGATCCCAGGCTGGCCCTGCTGCTTTATTGGGTGGCGCTACCGTTTATCTTTTTTTCGTTGGCTGAAAACAAGCTACCCGGTTACTTGCTTCCACTCCTCCCGCCGCTAAGTCTTTTACTGGCTGGCACGCTGGTCGATTCAGATCACGGCGAATCATCCCCTCAGTCCGCCATGCCTGCGGCTTGGAGGAAAACGGCGGTCTCTTTAACTGCCGCCACCTTACTCCTCGTCCCCCTGTTCTCCTGGGTATTGCCGGAGACCTTGGCCACGGGCCTTACCGACGCAATTCAGCAGGCCGGCCACCTGGGCTGGTGGAGTTCCATCACCCATAGCGGTATCCCCCTGCAATTATGGGGTGTGGTGATTCTGTTGATTGCAGGAGCGATCGTGCTAGCGTGGCGTGGATTGCTTTTGGAAGCTGGGGGGACCATCGGTTTAGCGGTCTGCGCTTGCCTGCTTGGCTTGCTGATCTATCTCACACCGGTCGTCAATGGGATTGCCTCTGTCCGCAATGTCGCTGACCGTGCTGTCTCGCTGGGAATCGAGCCAACGCAAATGGGAGTCTTATACTTGCACCGCACTCAGGTCTATGGTCTTGGCTTTTATCTTGGAGGCGGACTCAAAGACTGGGACCCGGACAATCCCGCGGACAACTTCCCGTTCATCGCCGCACGGGATGATTTTCATGTGGATGAAATGAGGCCCGGCGCTCGATCACTGGCAATCTTTCCATTGCAACACCTTCGGTTGTGGGCTCTACCCGTGAGCGGCGCAGAAGCCCAACCCGCCTCGGCCGCCTTGCATAGGCAGCCCACGCGCGTGGGCACGCGTGTTGAAAGTGATGTATTCTAG
- the mpl gene encoding UDP-N-acetylmuramate:L-alanyl-gamma-D-glutamyl-meso-diaminopimelate ligase translates to MRPGAHIHLIGVAGTAMGALAGLLQQAGYRVTGSDAEIYPPISTQLAAMKIPVCESYRSENLEPRPELTIIGNAISRGNAELEAVLDLKLPYASLPEILRELFLSSRETIAIAGTHGKTTVTAILSWIFYSAGLQPGFLIGGVPNNFSCGYDSGPADSRYFIIEADEYDTAFFDKGPKFLHYRPDAAILTSIEFDHADIYRDLEAVTVAFQRLINLIPRRGYLAACAESEIIRQACERAYCTVETYGIEQGDWRASEIATSATDTSFDVAFSGQRKGRITMQLCGRHNVQNALGAVAMASHYGIQWSEIARAMDSFAGVRRRMEVVGEAAGVTIVDDFAHHPTAIRETLHAARAKFPSRRIWALLEPRSNTLRRNVFENELADALTVADQVMLAGVFKQDRIPESERMNLDHVSKLIAGRGVAVEMGSTTEQIVARLSALVMPGDVIVVMSNGGFGGIHGKLLQAVADQSRNRQGAGAANGH, encoded by the coding sequence CTGCGACCCGGCGCGCATATTCACCTGATCGGCGTGGCTGGAACCGCGATGGGCGCTCTGGCGGGACTGCTCCAACAAGCCGGCTACCGTGTTACCGGGTCGGATGCGGAGATTTACCCTCCTATCTCGACGCAGCTCGCAGCGATGAAGATCCCCGTCTGCGAAAGCTACCGATCGGAGAACCTCGAACCGCGGCCTGAGCTCACCATCATCGGAAACGCCATCTCGCGCGGCAATGCGGAGTTGGAGGCCGTCCTCGACCTCAAACTTCCCTACGCCTCTCTTCCTGAAATCCTCCGCGAGTTGTTCCTCTCCAGCCGCGAAACGATTGCCATTGCCGGCACCCACGGAAAGACCACCGTTACTGCCATCCTCAGTTGGATATTTTACTCGGCCGGATTGCAACCGGGATTCCTGATTGGCGGCGTCCCCAACAATTTTTCGTGCGGTTATGACAGCGGCCCCGCCGACTCCCGCTACTTCATTATTGAAGCCGATGAATACGACACGGCCTTCTTCGACAAGGGCCCCAAGTTTTTACACTATCGTCCTGATGCCGCGATACTTACTTCCATTGAGTTCGACCATGCCGACATCTATCGCGATCTGGAAGCCGTTACTGTGGCCTTTCAGCGGCTGATCAATCTCATTCCGCGCCGCGGATATCTGGCTGCCTGCGCGGAGAGCGAAATCATCCGCCAAGCCTGTGAACGGGCCTACTGCACGGTAGAAACCTACGGAATCGAGCAAGGCGACTGGCGCGCAAGCGAGATTGCAACCTCCGCGACGGACACGTCGTTTGACGTGGCGTTTAGCGGCCAGCGCAAAGGCCGAATCACGATGCAACTCTGCGGGCGACACAATGTCCAGAATGCCCTTGGTGCGGTAGCCATGGCCTCGCATTACGGCATTCAGTGGAGCGAGATCGCGCGGGCGATGGACTCGTTCGCCGGAGTACGCCGGCGAATGGAGGTAGTGGGAGAAGCCGCTGGAGTCACGATAGTGGACGATTTCGCGCATCATCCGACGGCCATCCGCGAGACGCTGCACGCCGCCCGCGCGAAATTTCCCAGTCGCCGTATATGGGCTCTTCTGGAACCACGTTCCAACACGCTGCGCCGCAATGTATTTGAGAACGAACTGGCCGATGCGCTGACTGTCGCCGATCAAGTAATGTTGGCAGGGGTCTTTAAGCAGGATCGCATACCGGAATCGGAACGGATGAACCTGGACCATGTGAGCAAACTGATTGCCGGTCGCGGTGTTGCCGTGGAGATGGGCAGTACGACGGAGCAGATTGTCGCGCGCCTTAGCGCGCTGGTCATGCCCGGCGACGTGATCGTGGTGATGTCCAACGGCGGCTTCGGAGGAATTCACGGAAAACTACTCCAAGCGGTCGCCGATCAGAGCCGCAACCGCCAGGGAGCGGGCGCCGCCAACGGTCACTAA